The Bacillus sp. Bos-x628 genome segment AGGTCTACCAAGTACATTTTTACTATAAATTCCACCATGCCTTTAAATGTCCATGCCAGTTACAGGATAAATTAATTCTCCCTTATTACATATATGTGATAATGCATAGCAATGTAAGTATGATGTCCAATTATTGAGTGCCCATTATATTGAGGCTTATTTTCTTTTAAAATCTCTTGTATCTGTTCATTAGTCCAATCCCTTGTTGTATAAAATTCTTTTCTTGCTTCCAAAATTCATTAACCCCTGCAGCTCTTCTTTTTGCGTTGGTGCTCACAAATTTCAGATTCGCTCCTTACAAGTTACTTGGGTCTTCCTAGACTTCAAGGGTTTTCAATTCATGGTGAAAAGATATCAAAGTGATACTATAAAAGCTGAGTAACTAAAGCTATATCACTCTCCAGTTCATTTTTCAAGAATTGATCTAAATCTTACGTTCTAATTATAGATGGTCTCATATGTGACCAGTCATGTTTTCCTTTTCAACAACCAAAGTCCCTGCTCAAAAGAGTCAGGGACTGCTATCCATTATGTTGTTTGGTTATACATGAGCTCTTTAATTAATGCTTTTTGCACATGCAAGCGATTTTCTGCCTGCTGAAATACTTTAGAGTGCGGACCATCAATAATGTCAGCCGTCACTTCTTCTCCGCGGTGTGCAGGCAGACAATGGAGAAACGTGTAATCTGCTGCTGCATGACGCATGAGTTCATCATTTACTTGATATTCTTTAAATTCAGCAAGACGTTTTTCTGTTTCTGTCTCCTGCCCCATGCTTGTAAAAACATCTGAATAGATGACATCAGCATCTTGAACAGCAACGACAGGATTTGTTGTCACAAACACTTTTGCACCAGATTGTTTAGCAAACTCAATCGCTGTGTCTGTCACCTCCTGAAGTGGTTCATATCCTTTGGGTGATGCGACAGCAATGTCACAGCCAAGCTGCGCACAGCCGACCATTAAGGAATGCGCCACGTTATTTCCATCGCCAATATAAGCGACTTTGACTCCTTTTAGTTTACCTTTTGTTTCTTTAATGGTTAGTAAATCAGCAAGTGCCTGACAAGGATGTGAGAAGTCGGTCAGCCCATTAATGACTGGAATGGATGCGTATTTTGCAAGTTCCTCAACCTTTTCATGAGCAAAGGTTCGGATCATGATTCCATCTACGTAGCCAGATAACACCTGAGCAGTATCTCTAATGGATTCTCCTCTGCCAATTTGCAAGTCATTTGAGCTCAGAAATAGGGCATGCCCCCCTAGTTGCGTCATTCCTGCTTCAAACGATACACGGGTTCTTGTAGAGGATTTTTCAAATATCATCGCAAGTGTTTTCCCTTTGAATAAATCCTGATATGGTTGTTGTTTCATTTCTTCCGCTTTTTCAATCAAGTAAGCAATGTCCTTAATTGAAAAATCTTTTAAAGATAAAAAGTCTTTTCCGTATAATACCGGTTGTACGTCCACTTGGCTCATGCCATCACTTCCTTTTTATATAATTCATGGAGAGATACAGGTGACACATCTCCATTTTTCCCTTTGAGGAATGCATTGGCTGTTTCATATTCAGTCAGCACTTGCACACCATGAGTCAGTGCTTTGACGCGTTGTTCTTTCGCCTGTTCACCTTCACCTAAATGAATGTGAAGTAATTTATGATCAGTTTGCAGCCAACTTTCAAAGCTGCCTGTCCAGACGTCAAAACCTGCTTGCTTCACTTCATCTATTAACAGCTCACTACCTTGAATATAGACGCTCCCTTTCTGACTCCAGATTGAAGCAAACACTTTTTTCAAGGCGCTCTCAACGTTCTTACCTACACACATGCCTTCCCCAGTAGCTTTCATTTCAGGTGTCAATTTTAAATCAATATCTTGAATGGCATGTGATGAGAACACTGGAAATTTAACTGCCGTGCCGCCCTTGTTCTTCATTGAAAGGTTCAGTTCTTGCAGCGTCGCACCAGCTAGTAGTCTTGTTGCTATAGGGATCATCTCAATACCCATCACCTTGCTGACTACTGGTACGGTTCGGCTGGCACGAGGATTGACCTCTAAAACAAGCGCTTTCCCATCTTTTATGACGTATTGAATATTCATAATGCCTTTGAATTTCAATTTTTTTGCTATTTGTTCAGATGCAATATACACCTGCTGTTTTATTTCCTCATTGATGGAGACACTTGGCAAAATGGCAAAGCTGTCACCTGAATGTACCCCAGCTTTTTCAATATGCTCGATAATGGTTGGGATAAATGTATTCTCTCCGTCGGAAATGAGATCAACTTCTAGTTCTTTCCCCGTGACATATTCGTCTATCAAGATTGGATATGGCAAATGATCTGGCTGATCAAGAAGTGACATCAAATCATCTTCATTTTGAACAATGATCATGCCCATTCCGCCAATGACATAGGATGGACGAATTAACACAGGATAACCGATGCTTTCTGCATGTGCGAGTGCTTCTTCTTTT includes the following:
- the argF gene encoding ornithine carbamoyltransferase; protein product: MSQVDVQPVLYGKDFLSLKDFSIKDIAYLIEKAEEMKQQPYQDLFKGKTLAMIFEKSSTRTRVSFEAGMTQLGGHALFLSSNDLQIGRGESIRDTAQVLSGYVDGIMIRTFAHEKVEELAKYASIPVINGLTDFSHPCQALADLLTIKETKGKLKGVKVAYIGDGNNVAHSLMVGCAQLGCDIAVASPKGYEPLQEVTDTAIEFAKQSGAKVFVTTNPVVAVQDADVIYSDVFTSMGQETETEKRLAEFKEYQVNDELMRHAAADYTFLHCLPAHRGEEVTADIIDGPHSKVFQQAENRLHVQKALIKELMYNQTT